The Arachis hypogaea cultivar Tifrunner chromosome 19, arahy.Tifrunner.gnm2.J5K5, whole genome shotgun sequence genome has a window encoding:
- the LOC112777237 gene encoding carboxyl-terminal-processing peptidase 2, chloroplastic, with protein MEIVASSVNASFSLPSSSHNFSIPQVPQLKCLSLRVIESRFSLTQGKNKKGVGFTNRDCGNEYSLVGVAPWISSNKLFPRSCLFRSSWSFLARRRKRKSVMKLKDFSFGLKHHASVLFVRLVTGVMLVMSISLASSNPSWALTEENLLFLEAWRVIDRAYIDKSFNGQSWFRYREDALRKEPMNNREETYTAIRKMLATLDDPFTRFLEPEKLRSLRSGTQGALTGVGISIGYPTKAAMPSGGLVVISASPGGPAYRAGVSSGDIILGIDDTSTENLGLYDAAERLQGPEGSSVALTIRSGPDVKHLSLTREKVSLNPVTSRLCKTPASGNDSPKVGYIKLTSFNQNASSAIKEAINTLRSENVNAFVLDLRDNSGGLFPEGIETAKIWLDKGVIVYICDSRGIRDILDTDGSNALAISEPLAVLVNKGTASASEILAGALKDNKRAILFGEPTFGKGKIQSVFELSDGSGLVVTVARYETPAHIDIDKVGVIPDHPLPTSFPKDEDAFCNCLQDPASSCHVNRVQLFSR; from the exons ATGGAGATCGTTGCGAGCTCTGTGAATGCTTCCTTttctctcccttcttcttctcacAACTTTTCCATTCCTCAG GTGCCACAGTTAAAGTGTCTTTCTTTAAGAGTAATAGAATCTAGGTTTTCATTGACACAAGGGAAGAATAAGAAAGGTGTTGGTTTTACTAATAGGGATTGTGGAAATGAATACTCACTTGTTGGGGTGGCACCATGGATTAGTAGTAACAAGCTTTTTCCACGGTCCTGCTTGTTCCGATCAAGTTGGAGTTTCCTTGCCAGAAGGAGGAAACGGAAGAGTGTTATGAAGCTGAAAGATTTTTCATTTGGCTTAAAACACCATGCTTCGGTTTTATTTGTGCGGTTGGTTACCGGAGTGATGTTGGTTATGTCAATTTCTTTGGCTTCCAGCAATCCATCAT GGGCCCTGACTGAAGAGAATCTTCTCTTTTTGGAGGCATGGAGAGTAATTGACCGGGCATATATTGATAAAAGCTTTAATGGACAAAGTTGGTTTAGGTATAGAGAAGATGCTCTGCGCAAGGAACCAATGAACAATCGAGAAGAGACAT ATACGGCAATAAGAAAGATGCTAGCCACATTGGATGATCCCTTCACAAGGTTTCTGGAGCCAGAAAAGCTCAGAAGTCTGAGG TCTGGAACTCAAGGCGCTCTCACTGGAGTAGGCATTTCCATAGGCTACCCTACGAAAGCTGCAATGCCATCTGGTGGACTTGTTGTCATTTCAGCTTCTCCTGGCGGTCCTGCATATAGAGCTGGTGTTTCGTCGGGAGATATAATTCTGGGAATTGATGATACAAGCACAGAAAACTTGGGATTATATGATGCAGCTGAACGCCTACA GGGACCTGAAGGAAGCTCTGTAGCTTTGACCATTCGAAGTGGTCCAGATGTAAAGCACCTATCCTTGAC GAGAGAGAAAGTATCATTGAATCCAGTTACGTCGAGACTATGCAAGACACCTGCTTCAGGAAATGATTCGCCAAAAGTTGGCTATATCAAACTAACATCTTTCAACCAAAATGCTTCAA GTGCTATCAAGGAAGCAATCAATACATTAAGGAGTGAAAATGTTAATGCATTTGTTTTGGACCTTAGAGATAATAG TGGTGGTCTTTTCCCCGAAGGAATTGAGACTGCCAAAATTTG GTTGGATAAAGGTGTGATTGTGTATATTTGCGATAGTCGGGGTATCCGAGACATACTCGATACAGATGGAAGCAACGCACTAGCTATTTCAGAACCCCTAGCTGTACTG GTGAATAAGGGAACTGCAAGTGCAAGCGAAATCTTAGCCGGTGCATTGAAAGATAACAAAAGGGCGATATTGTTTGGAGAACCAACATTTGGAAAAGG GAAGATCCAATCAGTTTTTGAGCTATCAGATGGCTCCGGACTAGTTGTTACAGTTGCTCGATATGAGACACCTGCACACATAGACATCGACAAG GTTGGTGTCATCCCTGACCATCCTCTACCAACATCATTTCCTAAGGATGAAGATGCATTTTGCAACTGCCTTCAGGATCCTGCATCTTCTTGCCATGTCAACAGGGTTCAACTATTTTCAAGATGA
- the LOC140182459 gene encoding uncharacterized protein: MPCVHACAALARVNRRAEDFCHKWLTMDTYRDTYTDYINPLPGQHLWEKSESNRPQAPKTKKKTGPLTKKRRKDADEDSGGSKKSKPTRVLKRQLKPFTCRYCLQKGHTKRGCPKKRAPDVAAAVAGAAAAAAAAKTKSNPQGNAASGSTVDSNTVTPEAIDVHPPCANQDAPTSQPPPDPAPQPVDVQEVEIDISQPNFSDAQESQEALPLRPSKL, encoded by the exons ATGCCTTGTGTGCATGCTTGTGCGGCTCTTGCAAGGGTGAACAGGAGAGCTGAAGATTTCTGTCATAAGTGGCTCACCATGGACACATATAGAGACACTTATACCGATTACATAAATCCCTTACCTGGACAACATCTTTGGGAGAAATCCGAGTCCAACAGACCACAAGCACCAAAGACCAAGAAAAAGACTGGACCACtcacaaagaaaagaagaaaggatgCAGACGAGGACAGTGGAGGAAGCAAAAAATCTAAGCCTACTAGAGTCTTAAAAAGACAACTGAAGCCATTTACTTGCAGATATTGCCTACAGAAGGGGCACACAAAGAGGGGTTGCCCAAAAAAGAGAGCACCTGATGTTGCCGCTGCTGTTGCTGGTGCAGCTGCAGCTGCCGCTGCTGCTAAGACTAAATCCAATCCACAAGGAAATGCAGCATCAGGATCAACTGTTGATTCGAATACTGTCACACCAGAAGCTATAGATGTTCATCCACCTTGTGCGAATCAAGATGCACCCACAAGTCAACCTCCTCCAGATCCTGCACCCCAGCCCGTTGATGTCCAAGAAGTTGAGATTGACATTTCTCAACCCAACTTCTCAGATGCACAAGAGTCTCAAGAG GCACTACCTCTGAGGCCATCCAAGTTGTAG